In Carya illinoinensis cultivar Pawnee chromosome 16, C.illinoinensisPawnee_v1, whole genome shotgun sequence, a single window of DNA contains:
- the LOC122299571 gene encoding uncharacterized mitochondrial protein AtMg00810-like has product MVVSQHLFTDGPLFSDPTLYKTLVGALQYSTITCSDIAHAVNSVSQFLHAPTEDHFLAIKRIFHYVKDTLHFGLTFHPSIVSGALVAYSNANWAGCPDTRRFTSGYSIYLSDNLVS; this is encoded by the coding sequence ATGGTTGTTTCCCAACATCTGTTTACTGATGGTCCTCTGTTTTCGGATCCCACGCTTTACAAAACTCTCGTTGGTGCCCTCCAATATTCGACTATCACATGTTCTGATATTGCTCATGCCGTTAACTCTGTCAGTCAGTTTCTACATGCCCCGACTGAAGACCATTTTCTAGCTATCAAACGCATTTTTCACTATGTTAAGGACACGCTGCATTTTGGCCTCACTTTTCATCCATCTATTGTTTCTGGTGCTTTAGTTGCTTACTCGAATGCCAACTGGGCAGGTTGTCCAGATACTCGTCGTTTTACCTCTGGATATTCTATTTATCTTAGTGACAATTTGGTTTCTTGA